AGGCAGCGTGGAGCTGCGCCAGCGCATCACCGGCCCCTACGGCATCGCCGTGTTCGCGGATGCCGGCAGCGTGGGGCAGGACGCCCTCTCCGGCTTCGGCGACCTGGCCTTCGGCGTGGGGGCGGGCGTGCGCTACGCCACGGCCATCGGGCCGATCCGGGCGGACATCGCCCTGCCACTGACGAAGGTTCCCGGGAATTCAGGCTTCGGCCTCTACGTCGGCATCGGGCAGGCCTTCTGATGCGCCGTTTCGGGAAGATCCTGCTCGCCGTCATCGGCGTGCTGCTGGTGCTGCCGGTCGTGTTGCTGCTGGCCGGGTGGCTGGCCCTGAACGTGAAGCCCGGGCAGGACGCGATCGCGCGGCTGGCCATGGGCTTCGTGCCGGGGCTGCAGATCGAGAACCTGCATGGCGGCCTGCCCGCCGCGCCGCGCATCGGGCGCGTGGTGCTCTCCGACAGCCAGGGCCCCTACCTCGTCATCGAGGACATCGCGCTGGACCTGGACCTGCTGCGGCTGACCTCGCGGGAGTTCCGGGTCGCCAATCTCTCCGCAGGCAAGGTGACCTTCAGCCGGCTTCCGGTGCCGGACCCGAACGCCCCCCCTGCCCCGGCCTCCGAGCCCGGGCCCTTGCTGCCGCAGATTCCGCAGCTTCCCGTGCAGGTGGCGCTGGAGCGCCTCTCCCTGCCCCGCGTGGAGCTCGGCGCGGCGGTGGCCGGCATCCCGGCCACCCTCTCGCTTGAGGCGGGCGGCAGGCTGGGCGCTGACGGCGTCTTCCTCGGCGCCAAGGGACGGCGGCTGGACGCGCCGGGCGCGCTGGACCTCGACCTGGCGCTGGCGCCGGGGGACCGGGTGAAGATCGACCTGCGCTACGACGAGCCGCGGGGCGGGCTGGTCGCCGGGCTGCTCGGCAAGCCGGAGCAGGCGACGCGGGTGCAGGTGGCGCTGGACGGGCCGGCGACGGGCGCCGGGTTCACCCTGCTGGCAGACATGGGCGAGACCGCGCGCGTGAACGGGCGCGGCACGCTGAGCCTGCCCGCGGGCGGCGGCGTGGGGCTGGAGGCGGCGGGCGACGCGGCGCTGGGCGGCTTCCTGCCCGCCCCTGTCGCGGCGCTGCGCTTCGACCTTCGCACCCTGCCCGCCGAGGGCGGCGCGACCCGGATCGAGCGCGCGCGGGTGGAGACGGCGGCCGCAACGGTCGAGGCGCGGGGCATCGTGGGCTCGGCCCTGGACGTCTCCTTCGACGCCCGGGTGAACGACGCCAACACCCTCGCCGGGCTCGTCCCGGCGACGGTCGGCTGGGGCGGCATCGAGGCGCGTGGCACGGTTACCGGCACCACCGCCGCGCCGGAGCTGCGGCTGGATGCCACGCTGCGCGACCCGCGACTGCCGGAGCCGGCGCCGGGGCTGCTGGGTCCGGCGCCGACGGTGCTGCTGCGGGCGAACCAGCAGCGGGTGCACGAACTCGCCGTGAACGGGCGCGCGGTGACGCTGCGGGCGGAAGGCGCGTTTGGGCAGACCCTGGACCTGACGCTGAACGCGGCCCTGGCCGCGCAGGACATTCCCAACGTGCCGGTGCGCGGGCAGCTTGAAGCCCGCGCGCGGGTGACGGGGCCGGCTGCCACCCCGGCCGTGGCGCTCGATGCCTCCTCGCCCGCTCTGGAAGCCTATGGCCGCCGCTTCGAGGCGCTGCGGCTGGAGGCGAACCTGCCGAACGCCACGGTGCCCGCTGGCGCCCTGAACCTCTCCGCCCGGCTGCAGGGGCTGAATCTCTCGGCCGAGGCACGGGCGGCACAGGACGGCGAGCGGCTGCGGGTGGAGACGCTCCGCGCCGCGCTGGGCCCGGCCCGGCTGGAAGGGCGCGGCGAGTTCAACCTGACGCGGATGCTGGGCACGGCCGACCTTCTGCTGGAAGCTGCCGATCTCGCGCCCCTGACCCCGGTGGCCGGAACGCCGCTGGGCGGCGGGGTGCGGCTCTCCGCCCGGCTGGCGCCGCAGGGCGCCGAGGGGGTCCAGCGCCAGGGGATCGAGGCGGAGTTGCGGGCGAACAACCTGCGCGCCGGCGGGCAGGTGGTGAACGGCACCGTCCAGGCGAGCGGGACGGACGCGGCGCTGGACCTGCGCGGCGACGTGCGGGCGCTGGACGGTCGGGCGACGCTGCGGGCTCGGTTGGCGCTAGACCAGCCGGACAAGCGGATCGAGCTATCGGCGCTCGACCTGCAGCGGCAGGCGCTGGGCATCCGGCTCACCGCGCCGGCCACGATCATCATCGGGGCGAATGGCGGCTTTTCCACGCCCGGGCTGGCGTTGCAGGGGCGGCCGGGCGGGGCATTGCGCGTGGCCGGGCGCTGGGGACCGGACAACGCGGACCTGCGCGCCACCCTCTCGGCGCTGCCGCTCTCGGTCGCCAACCTCTTCGTGCCGGATCCGCCGCTTGCCGGAACGGTCTCGGGCGAGGTCCGGCTTTCCGGGCCGGTCGCGCGGCCGGGGATCGACGGCGAGCTGCGCGGGACGGGGCTGCGCTCCGGCGCGCCCTGGGGCCGGAACCTGCCGGAGGGCACGCTGACGGCCACCGCCCGGATGCGCGGTGAGCAGGTGGAGACGCGGGCGGAGTTCCGCCTGGGCCGCGGCCTCTCCCTCAACCTCGACGCGCGGGTGCCGAGCGACTTCCAGGGGCCGATCTCCGCCACGCTGCGGGGAACCACGGACATCGCCGTTCTCGCCGCGCCCTTCCTGATCGGCGGCGCCAACCGCGTGGCGGGCACGGTGACGATCGACGCGCGCGCGGGCGGGACGGTGCAGGCACCGCAGATCTCGGGCGGCGCGCGCATCGCGGGCGGCAGCTTCCGCAACCTGGAGTACGGGCTCGCCCTGCGGGACATCACGGGCAGCCTGCGGGGGGACATGGACCGGATCGTGGTGGAGAGCATCACCGCCCGCGCCGGCACGGGCACGCTGACGGCGCGCGGGCAGGTGCAGCCCTTCGCCGAGGGGCAGCCGATCGAGATGACGGTGGCCGGGCAGAACCTGGCGCCGGTCTCGAGCGATCTGTTCCGCGGCGCCTTCGATGCGGACATGCGCCTCTCCGGCCTGCTGGCGCGCGGTATGCGGCTGGCGGGCACGATCACCACGCGCTCCTCCGTGATCGGCATCCCCGAGGGGCTGCCGGGCGGCGTGGCCGATATCGGCGAGGTGCGGGAGGTCGGGCGCGGGGCCCCTCCCCCGCCGCGCGGCACGGCGGCCGCCCGGAGGGGCGCCGCGCGTGAGGCGAGCGCGGCCGCCCCGCCGGCCGGGGCCGCGCCGCTGGAGCTGGACATCACGCTGCGGGCGCCGGGCCAAGTCTATCTGCGCGGGCGCGGGCTGGACGTGGAGCTGGGCGGCGACGTGCGGATCGGCGGCACGATCTCCGAGATCGTCTCCCAGGGCGCGCTGCGGCTGCGGCGCGGGACGCTGACGGTGCTGGACCGGCGCCTGACCTTCCAGCGCGGCGTGCTGACCTTCCAGGGCGACATTGCTTCGCCGGAGATCGACCTGCTTGCCACCTCCCGCGTGTCCTCCACCACGATCAACGTGACCGTCACGGGCACGCCGCGGGCGCCGAAGATCGAGTTCACCTCGTCGCCGGAACTGCCGCAGGACGAGGTGCTGGCGCGGCTGATCTTCAACCGCTCCGCCGACAAGCTCTCGCCCTTCCAGATCGCCCAGCTCGCCCGCGTGCTCTCGGGCGCCGTCTCCGGCGGGCAGGAGGATCCGGTGAGCGGCTTCTTCGGGCGGGTCAGCCGCACGCTGGGGCTGGACCGGCTGGGCGTGGGCACGGGGGCGAACGGCACGCCGGGGATTGAGGCCGGCGGCTATCTTGGCCAGGGCATCTACCTCAACGTGGATCCCGGCACGAGCACGGGCTCGCCCCGTGTCGGCGTTGAGATCGAGTTGACGCCGCGGCTGAAGCTGGAGAGCGGCGCAGGCACGGACAGCCAGGGAGCGGGGCTGACCTACGAGTACGAGTACTGAACGCGAGCACCAGACGGGGCGGGTATTCCGGCGCTGCCCGGGACGGGATAGACTCGGCTCGTCCCGGCGCGCCGGCCGCGCCAGCCGCCGCCCATTGGCCGCGCGCGACGGCCTGGCACCCGGGACGGCCTCGAGAATAGCAGGGAGAGGAGGAGCCGCATGCGCGCCTTCGAAGGACAGTTCAGCGACAACAAGCCGATCCGGCGCAACACGGACGAGAAGCGCCGGCTGCTGGCCGAGCTGGAGCAGACGCTGGCTGGGATGAAGCCCCATACCTCCCCGACCCTGCGCGAGAGCATCAAGGGGCGGATCGTGGAGCTGCGGGCCGAGCTCGGCGCCAAGCGCTGACCGGCGGTTGTTGAGACGGTCCCGCTCCCGGATGGGAGCGGGACCGTTTCCGTTTCAGCCGGCCAGTTCGGCCAGCAGCCGGGCATGGCTGCGGGCGCCGTGCATGAGGCAGGCCCAGTCGAACTTCTCGTTCGGGCTGTGGACCTGGTCGTCGTCCAGCCCGAAGCCCATGAGCACGCTGTCCAGGCCAAGGATACGGCGGAAGCTCTCCACGACGGGGATGGAGCCGCCTGAGCCGATCAGCACCGCCTCCCGCCCGTACTCCGCGGCGAGCGCCCGGCGGGCGGCCGCCACCTCCGCGCTGTCCTCCGGCACCACGACGGGCGGGGCGGAGGCGAAGCGCTGGACTTCCGCGCGCGCATCGGCGGGGAGGCGAGCCCTGACGAAGGCTTCCAGCGAGTCGAGGACGGCGTTCGGGTCCTGGTCGCCGACGAGGCGGAAGGAGACCTTGGCGTGCGCTTCCGCCGCGATGACGGTCTTGGAGCCCTCGCCGGTGTAGCCGCCCCAGATGCCGTTCACGTCGCAGGTCGGGCGGGCCCACTGTCGGACCAGCGGCTTCAGCCCCTTCTCGCCAGCCGGGACGGAGAGGCCGATATCGCCGAGAAAGCGGGCCTCGTCGAAGCCAAGGGAGTCCCAGGCGGCGTCGAGATTGCCGCCCACCTCCGGAACGGCGTCGTAAAAGCCGGGCAGCTGGATGCGGCCGCTCTCATCCGTCAGCTCCGCCAGAATGCAGCAGAGAAGGTTGATTGGGTTCAGCGCCATCCCGCCGTACAGGCCGGAATGCAGATCTCGGGAAGCGGCGAAGAGGTCAATCTGGGCGTAGGCCATGCCGCGAAGACGCGCGGAGATTGCCGGGCTGCGCGGGTCCCACATGTTGGTGTCGGAGACGATGACAGCGCGCGCCTCACGAAGCTCGCCGGCATGCTCCTCCAGGAAGGGGTCCAGGCTGGGGCTGCCGATCTCCTCCTCGCCCTCCACCAGGACGCGGATGGCAGTCGGCGGGCCGCCGGCCACCTCGTGCCAGGCGCGCATGGCGGCGAGCCAGGTCATGACCTGTCCCTTGTCGTCCACGGCGCCGCGGGCCACGGTCACTGGGCCGTTCCGCCCCTCCCTGACCGTCGGCTCAAAAGGCGGAGAGGTCCAGAGCTCGAAGGGCTCGGCGGGCTGGACGTCGTAGTGGCCGTAGTAGAGCAGCGGCCGGACGCTGCCGCCCGGGCCGGGGTGGAAGGCGACGACGGCGGGATGGCCTTTGGTTTCTCGCAGCTCGGCCGTGAAGCCGATGGAGCGGAGTTCCCCGACCAGCCACTCTCCGGCCCG
This genomic window from Pararoseomonas sp. SCSIO 73927 contains:
- a CDS encoding translocation/assembly module TamB domain-containing protein — protein: MRRFGKILLAVIGVLLVLPVVLLLAGWLALNVKPGQDAIARLAMGFVPGLQIENLHGGLPAAPRIGRVVLSDSQGPYLVIEDIALDLDLLRLTSREFRVANLSAGKVTFSRLPVPDPNAPPAPASEPGPLLPQIPQLPVQVALERLSLPRVELGAAVAGIPATLSLEAGGRLGADGVFLGAKGRRLDAPGALDLDLALAPGDRVKIDLRYDEPRGGLVAGLLGKPEQATRVQVALDGPATGAGFTLLADMGETARVNGRGTLSLPAGGGVGLEAAGDAALGGFLPAPVAALRFDLRTLPAEGGATRIERARVETAAATVEARGIVGSALDVSFDARVNDANTLAGLVPATVGWGGIEARGTVTGTTAAPELRLDATLRDPRLPEPAPGLLGPAPTVLLRANQQRVHELAVNGRAVTLRAEGAFGQTLDLTLNAALAAQDIPNVPVRGQLEARARVTGPAATPAVALDASSPALEAYGRRFEALRLEANLPNATVPAGALNLSARLQGLNLSAEARAAQDGERLRVETLRAALGPARLEGRGEFNLTRMLGTADLLLEAADLAPLTPVAGTPLGGGVRLSARLAPQGAEGVQRQGIEAELRANNLRAGGQVVNGTVQASGTDAALDLRGDVRALDGRATLRARLALDQPDKRIELSALDLQRQALGIRLTAPATIIIGANGGFSTPGLALQGRPGGALRVAGRWGPDNADLRATLSALPLSVANLFVPDPPLAGTVSGEVRLSGPVARPGIDGELRGTGLRSGAPWGRNLPEGTLTATARMRGEQVETRAEFRLGRGLSLNLDARVPSDFQGPISATLRGTTDIAVLAAPFLIGGANRVAGTVTIDARAGGTVQAPQISGGARIAGGSFRNLEYGLALRDITGSLRGDMDRIVVESITARAGTGTLTARGQVQPFAEGQPIEMTVAGQNLAPVSSDLFRGAFDADMRLSGLLARGMRLAGTITTRSSVIGIPEGLPGGVADIGEVREVGRGAPPPPRGTAAARRGAAREASAAAPPAGAAPLELDITLRAPGQVYLRGRGLDVELGGDVRIGGTISEIVSQGALRLRRGTLTVLDRRLTFQRGVLTFQGDIASPEIDLLATSRVSSTTINVTVTGTPRAPKIEFTSSPELPQDEVLARLIFNRSADKLSPFQIAQLARVLSGAVSGGQEDPVSGFFGRVSRTLGLDRLGVGTGANGTPGIEAGGYLGQGIYLNVDPGTSTGSPRVGVEIELTPRLKLESGAGTDSQGAGLTYEYEY
- a CDS encoding M20/M25/M40 family metallo-hydrolase; its protein translation is MSALEAVLARIDAAEAEIRARYFEFLRIPSVSAQPPHAADCRRAGEWLVGELRSIGFTAELRETKGHPAVVAFHPGPGGSVRPLLYYGHYDVQPAEPFELWTSPPFEPTVREGRNGPVTVARGAVDDKGQVMTWLAAMRAWHEVAGGPPTAIRVLVEGEEEIGSPSLDPFLEEHAGELREARAVIVSDTNMWDPRSPAISARLRGMAYAQIDLFAASRDLHSGLYGGMALNPINLLCCILAELTDESGRIQLPGFYDAVPEVGGNLDAAWDSLGFDEARFLGDIGLSVPAGEKGLKPLVRQWARPTCDVNGIWGGYTGEGSKTVIAAEAHAKVSFRLVGDQDPNAVLDSLEAFVRARLPADARAEVQRFASAPPVVVPEDSAEVAAARRALAAEYGREAVLIGSGGSIPVVESFRRILGLDSVLMGFGLDDDQVHSPNEKFDWACLMHGARSHARLLAELAG